The Osmerus eperlanus chromosome 25, fOsmEpe2.1, whole genome shotgun sequence DNA window TGTTCCAAGGACAGAAGTTTGGGCACTTTGTTCAAGAAGAGTTGACGAGGTAGGAAATGAAGGCTGTGGTTATTTCATACTAAAACAGTAAGATTGGGTTGAAGTCCCAGGCTCTGGGCTCTTCACGTGGACAACTCACTCAGGCACGGTTTTAGAACGAGGTCAAGTCACTGTGGCAGGCCACTGACTGGATGACCCAACTGGCATACCGacaatgtataaaaaaaaaacctgtgacTGAGCCAACAGAAGCGTGCCTTATTCTGCGAAACCTCCGGTACATCTATAGAATTCACATTCTCCTGCCATTTGCTCAAATTAAATCCGTACTTTTTAAgctaaagagaggaagaggaaggatcGTTCCAGAACATTCGGTCCAGTGCTTAATTTAATAATAGATTGACTTATTGTCAACAAAGACATCGTCAAGGTCCTTATTTCCATATAAGTTGAACAGGTGTGGAGGCTTGAGCAGGCCATCTGCAAGTCATGGAACGGATTTCAACCATAGGCCTACAGAAAATATAACTGGAATTATACTGACTCAAAACATGTTTCTATTGATACTTTTATCTTGGATGCCTGTAATAAACTGATTCTCAGACTTATCAGTAGGCTTACACTGTAGATTACATTTTCTAATGGAAAGGTGTTAAGATTATGTCATGCATTATATTAGGCCAATTTAGGTAGCTGGATTGTGGCCTTTCAAGTTGTCAACAAAGGGACTTTCTCACCTGATACCTCTACAAAACCTTCCTTAGTTTTGACGTTAAGTTCCTCTGGTTTGAAGCTGTGAACGTTAACGCAAACTTTCCAGGGCTCGCCCGGGGTCAACGTTGGAGAACTTCTGGGGGACTCGCTGTATCTGGTGCTGTACACAGGAGACGCGCCAGTGGATAAGCGCGTGGGAAAGCCGGACCGTAAACTGCCTGAGAAAGGCGTGCTGAGGCGCGAGCTGAGGCGCGTGGGACGAGTCCACTCCGGCCAGTCCATAGACAGCTCGTCGGGGAAAGGTGGCAGTCCAAAGTCATCCTCCATAAACCGAGACGCGAGAGATGGCTCTCTGAACGGATCTCTTGGTACCCTCTGCCGACTTCCCATGGTGTAGAAATCTCCGTCAGCCATGTTCAACTGTCCCGCACACCAAAAGCCTAGAAGTTACGGTAAACGTTATAGGCTACACTGGCGAAGTTATGTCGTTGTCCAAGTTCTTCGGGACAAGAAATAAAATCCTAAATCTGTTATTTCCTGAAATAGGTTATAACTTATATCTGTTTCCTTCCTGTTCCGGGCTCATAACCGTTACGCACCAAATCACCACATCAGATCTTCTGGCTCAAGGATGAAGACTTTTGAAAACCCTTTGTCACAAAAACGAACTGACCTTAATCCGACGGTCGTGTGTTATATACGACTCTCAGCAACTTGCTACAGTCGGAGGGCCACGGAACAATGTCCAGAAAGTGCGAGGTGCATCGGGACTCAACTAGGCACAGCAGCTGACAAGTGAAGACCCTCCCAACTTTTCCAAGTTTAGTCTTCAACTCGGTGTCAGTCATTCAGCACAGCAATGTGTGTTGAAACCACTTCCCACTGTGACTCATAGCTTTTTAATAGAAGACACGGTAACGCATTACTTTATAGCACACTGATGTCACCACACATATAAAACAATAATGATTCAAGTTCGCAACCCATATGCTCAGTCAGTGTGAACAGCGGGGGTTCACAACTAATAAACTACATCGCATGCATCTACCATTCGcaatataggcctacagtagGCCTAAACCTATCAACTAAACCTAtaaactttatatatatatatatatatactttataACTTTTTATATTTCAAATTCAAAGTGGTCGAATAAACTTGGATTTTAATATTCATTTTTATTCTTAGTTACATAGTTTCCAGACACAATATGGAGGACACATTTATTTTACAGGATCATGGTTGGGACACGTCAAGTGAAACATGATTACAGGATGTCAAGCAAACACTTTCACGGTGACGTCTGATTGGCTTCAATGGCTGTCCGTTCGCATGGAAACGAGAGCATATGCCTCATTAAACACCTACACATATCTCTATTGCTTTGCCCCTAGCGACAAACCTTCAAAACACAACACGGTCAGAGATTTTAAGCTTCACTCTCAGTTTCTATACCATAATTGATCCGGTAAACAAAAAAATAGAGATGCAACGTTGATGGCAAGGAGGCCTTGTTCATCACAGGAATTCATACCAGTGCAGTTAAAGCAAACCATTTCACATATTTCTAAATGAAATAGACGAAATCACACCCCTCTTATGACGAGCATACACAGGTCAAATGCCTATTTACAGCACAGTAGCCTAATTCATATTCATTTGCACAGTTTACATAATGACTTTGGGGTATTGGGAGAAGGTATTTCATACATCAGTTGTGTCCTTAAGTCCCTTTTTCATAACCCTTGGACATGTGATCAGTGCACACTGAGGGAACTCATCTCAATCTATGTACAATGCAAATAGAGCAGATCCTCATGCTTAGAACACAAGGTGAAATttgacaataaataaataaataggacCGTCAATACATAGCAAACTGATGCATAGAATATTCAAATAACATTTCAAGTTGTTCTTTAGCTCTGATCACCTCATCTTGTAATATACCACCCAGTGTCTTACAGTGTCTTCTGTGTCCTTCCTGTCCATATTTCTTTTCTACTGAGGGAACCTTCAGTAGAACTCCCTAACAGAAACTGATGTTTCAGCCAGTCTctgaacagagaggagaagccAATGGGAACCTGACTGAACCTGCAGGTGACTGTGCTGTTAATGGGGTTCCATGGTGACTTGAATGTCATTGTGAATGTCTCTTTATTTGAGTTTGATTGTATTTAGTTGAGTTTGATTGTAATTAGTTGAGATATTTTGCCCTGATGGATGCATACATTACAGCAGACTCATAATATTGACATAAAACAATACAATGGTGTTGCATAGAAACAAAGCGATTCAACTGGAGCAAACACAAGTGTATAAATATTAAACACATGATAAATATGCATCAAACTGTGCGTTTCACAAACTGACCTTCAATGGGCCAAACGAATACATACGACACATGAGGTACAAGTTTGGCTCTGCTCAAATAACAAACACATCAATGCTTTTCAGACCACAGAATAATTAACCAGTGATGGACACCCCTTTCAACCTCTTCAAGTCAAAGGATTTAAATAAATAGaatgcacacaaatacatagATGGACAGACGAATCAACAATGagctaaatatataaatgatgAAGAAACGTACATTACTGCTATAAGATCTTTTTAAAGACCTCTTTAAAGAAATCCTATCCACATTGTCCTAGTTGGAGGCTGTGTCGAAAAACACCCTACTCTTCTGTGATATTTTCTAGGATCTTTCCATCAACAGCCACTTTCTCAGCCGTGTATGGTATTTAGGTTGTTTTCCATCATATTCTCCGACATGACATTTCAATTGTTTTTCACTTGATCAGAGGACAAATAAATCTGGCATTTGAGCTGACAGGCAGTTTGTTTGCCGTCAACTTTACTGCCTCCCTCTATTTTTCAGAGGAAGCATGTTTGCTCTCTACCTTTTCTGAAGCACAGACATCAGAAAAAATTTATAGTTTCTGGCAAATTCCTGAAAAACGTCTCTCTGACTCCATCACTACAATGATCCCCAGTGAAGCTTTGGTGTACATCCCAGGGTAGAGCTTGGACATTACATTGCACTAAATGTACCTTGAGGCTGAAAACAATGCCCTGGTTGGCTTTATTCTAGGACTGGATCACAAGGAGAGTCACGAGTAGGAACAGTCTTAGCCATTGCGATGGAAAAGGCTGggagacacacaacaaacaccaaaacaaaaataacatgACATCTTTCCCCCACGATGGTCCCTGTTGAGACTGTGGACAACATCGCCTCAAATGAACCCTCTCCCAGGGAAACCCAGGCCcagcctcccccaccctctcccaggGCCTAGGCACACTGGCGGACCCTAACCTCCCCCGGCCTCCTGCTGACACAGGGAACCAGGAACACGGACTCAGCCTCCTCCCGTAGCCCCAGCCAGCCGAACGCTCAGCGTCGGGCCTTGCCGGGTTCGTCCAACGAGACGTAGCTACGACATCGGCTCCGGCTCCTGCTCCGCCCGCCAAATATGGAGTTCCAGGACGAGCTGCGGCTGTAGCTCCGGTAGCTGGAGTCGCTGCGGCCCCGGCTGAGGCTGCGACCCCGGCTTGGGCTCCGGGTGAAGAGGCTGCTCCACAACGACAAGCTGCCGGAGCGACTGCTGGATGAGGGACTGGGGCGGAAGTAAGGGATGGGCCTCTTCCTCGCGCTGCGGATAAGCGGTCGGACGCGAACATAGAGAGGGGTCAGAGAGATTCATTCTGTAAACGTCACTCTGTGTCCTCTCTCACTCGGATTGGGCTCCCTGTCTAACGTATGTTGGCGTTCGTTGACGTGTTaagaaggatgatggtgttgttgGTGACCTGTGAAGGTCAGAGCCGTGTACCTGGTTATGCGACGGGCTTCCAGGTGGCTGGGAGAATCTCTCCTCCGTTTCCTCATGGGAGAGTAGGACTTGCGTCTGTGCCTCTTTCTGGTACTCTTCCGGCTGCTCTTTCCGTCCCTCTCCCGGGAGCTGCTgcgcctcctctgctctctgactCTGCTACAAGAACAATCATTTAGAAGCTTTTACCAGCTGGCTGTAAATGTCGATAGAGGACTCCAAAGTACGGTAGGACCGCCCTTGTCATTTCATGTTTGAACAGTAAAACCAGAACATGGAGATGTCAGAGGAACGGAAATGTCAAAATCCCACTGATAAAGTGTGGTCGGATCAAATGACATGACCTGCATAGTCCAGGAATGATTTGAGGCGTTAGCTTAAAAGGCGGAAAATCGAGTGAAATGAAATTCCGCTAaattcatcacctctcctcacggCAGTATCCTACCTGTCTGGACTGTATGTGGAGTAGCTTCTACTGGAGCGGCCACTGCCCACACTCCCTCGCCTCCTCACACTGCCCGAGTAACTCACAGAGCGCGAGTACGAcctggagacagcagagagacaatgACCTCAGCGAAGCCCTACACAGCCGGGCCGAATCACGCTGGTCCTTGAGGCGACTCAGCGTTCGCGCCTGAGGGAACTGACCTGGCAGAGGACGGCGACCGGCTCCGGGAGTAGCGGCGTCCGGAGCGCCTGGATCTCCCCGAGGACCGgctcctgctcctgctgctgGACGAGCGCCCCCGTGTCCGCCTTGGCGAAGAGGCGTCCGCCCTCGCCGGGGAGACGGCGTTCTGCTGTGTTCTCACCGCCACCGTCGCCCCGCATCTGGGGGTCATCGGCTCGCTGCTGAAAGAACACAGCCACCCAGCAGGCCCTTAGTTGGACTTACAATCGCACGTTTCTCCTTGGCTCACACACGGCAGCTGTTTTaatgaaggaagggagggaagaggggaagacaccGAGGGAAAAATTGAAGGTGATGCCTGTCGTCTCCACCAAAGCTCACCTCTTGCAGTTCCTGTTGAGAATAAAGGAGACCAAACCACCTTCCACGCGAAGAGTTTTGCACAGGGAAGCATAGCTGGTCACAGAGTTTCCTGAGTCGGATGCATTATCTCCCTCTGGGAACTTCTGCTTCTCCAGAGAGGCCAGTGCTGGGCACAGGATCCTTTTGTCGCCGGTGCCATTTACCCGTGAAACACCGGTTTTAGTCGATGGCGGTGAAGACGTGTCATTCCCAGAATCGTAATCCTGTGGTCCTTTGCTCGGAGGTGGTAAAGTGTGATGGTGAATCCCTTTTGCGTTTAAAGTCTTGACTCCAGGTTTTGCTGGTAAAGACTGTAAACAGACAGTAAGACAGAGTTGTTTTAGATCCACAGAAGTTTTTGGTGACTTCAGACTGCTACCTGTTTGATGCACTGTGAATATTCTACAAAGGCACACATTTACCTTCAAAACACAGAGAAGAaatagttttttgttttgttgcttTGGGCCAAAAACTCTGAAAGATTAAGACTTCATGCAAATTCATAGCATGCAAATAAGGTTAAAAGAATTATAATATCAACTAAATTAAAAGAAACTCAAGGTTTTCCGTTTATTAACTTTGAACGAAAACAAACATAAGAAAGGAACAACAAAAAGCTAAAATAACTGAAATAGAAACTATGTGACTTCAACTACCAACGGCTCTAATTCgagtgggagaaagaggaaaCAGAGATAAAACAATAGCCCTATTAAAAAAGCCTCTCGTAAAGAACACTGAAAAAACATCACAAAATGGgtattatgtaaaaaaaaaaaaaaaagatgaaaagaATTTCAGACAGAGATATCCCATCAGTTTAACTACTGTACAGAAAGCCCTCATTATGTGACAGATCACTGTGCTTTTGCCCTGCAGGAAGAAAACAAATGACCCTGCAGCGACCTACAGTAAATCCCTCAGTCTGGGGATAGCATCGACTTACCAATCAAGATTTCCTCCTTAAGTAGGTAGGTGTAAGAAAAGGGAAGAGCGGGCAACATAAGGGCATCATTAGAGTCGTAAATGGCAAGATAAAGACAGTATCCCTCTCTTCAAACCCAGAGCCAGTTAGAATTTGAGTGGCATGTTGTTCCGTAATGGTGCTCGTCTTAATGTATTCCTAAGGGGCAGGAAGCTAGTCACCTGAGCCGGTAACCTTTTCAGCCTATAGATTGGTCCCACATAGATTGTGATCTCTCTATCTATTGATCGCAGAGTAATCACTCGGCCACTTCAAGGTTACACAGTCTGCAGCGCCAGACCAAGTCCCAAACGGAGAGACCCAAGGAGAAGTCTGATCCAGACCTGAGGGGACTGGTCAGTCACTTCCCTTTCTTCTTCTGGGTTTAGGTTTTTAAAGGACAGGGAGGACACCTGAGGTCATCTGTACTTGAGAGAGCTACTAGTCTACGCAAGTACTTGTATAATTTGTTTCATATTTTTAAACAGCCTCTCTTTAACATTCAGAGGACATAGGGTTTACTTCATAAACAACATATCTCACTGGCAGCACTACCTACTGTAAATGGACAAATGTAGGAACTGAAGACTTGTttggtaaaaacaaaacaaaaaaacatgttcatTGTATTTGTTCATTTGTGTCCAAATGATGTCATACCCACCTGTTCCTGTATGGGTTGACTGGAAAGAAATACTGAATCAAACATACTGGAGTAATCCAGCCTTCTCTGAAATAATGGAATGTTTACTTTTTAAAATGGCCTTGCATTTCAAGGACATAATTTGCCTTAATCAATGATTCATTAACAATGTCACTGTCTCTGAAGGACTAACTCACTTTAATTAATTGTCAATTAAATCAAAACCCATGAAAATAAGCATTATAATCATAGATAAGTGTTATTTCAGATACATTGCCACTTCTAGGTACCCATATATTACATAGATTCCTCTCAGAGAAGGGGTCAGGTTTTCTGAATAGCTTTAACATATAGCTTAGCCTTCCATTTTTCAATTACAAACCCTGTGTTGTGTGATTAAAAACATCTGTGGATGTAATTAGCATAATTTAATGATTGCTGGAGAGAAATTAAATGTTTTTCATGCATTGGTGAGCGTGAGAGAATTAGTTAGTGGACATAGCTGGTCTGTTTTCTCATTAAAAAGAGGGACAAAGTAATTCAAAAAGTATTGCAAAGAAAGTGTGACTACATTGTCATTGAGAGGTACAATgtatatattattttgtattgatGTGCTACGAGTGTAAGTGACAAGTAGGGTAGGGTACTACCCTAGGGTAGTAGAGTAAGTGATAGTGATTTAGTGCAAATAGAATGAAATACTTTATTTCAATagaaataacaacaacaaaaaatgttttGCCTGCAGCCATGATGATGTTTCTAATCCATGCCTCATTAGTATTGacccaaaaaagaaagaaaagtttcCTAACATGTCGTACACACGTCATCATTAGCAGCCTATCAACAGGAAATACCCAGGCCATCATTGTTGCTAAGCACTACCCTGCATGATGGTGTTAGatcaaacagaaaaacaagaaaCAGATGACACTGCTACTGAATGGGAGATTCATTATTCTTTCTACTCCTGGACACAGGCCATGGAAAATTAATTTGTTCCGGAGCAACCCAACCTCTAACAAAAATTATCAAAAGAGAGAAGCCATTGACTACAAATATgtggtactgtatactgtatgccCAAAGAATATTTGAGAATGTCAGGCTTCATCTACTCATCGTATCACCaataatataaaaaaaagaattgaaAAAAATGTATTACAGGGATTCATGTCCCAAACCTTTAGGTCCGTATCCAAATATCTAATGCTAATGACCAGAACCTTGCCTCTGAATTCATGGCTGGAGATCAGGTCAGCAGTTCTACACGGCCACATCATCAGAGCAGTAACTGTGAGTCTGTACTTCGTCTCGGAGCTTTCTGGAACACTTACGGTGCCCGTGGATAGGACGAAGCGATGGCTCGGAGCCGTTTTACAGACTGACTTGGCCGTAGGTCCCCACGGGTGTCCCCTGTGCTCCAACGTTGCCGTGGCGACCTCTCTAAGGGCGGACCGGTCCAGGTGGCTcctgcacacaaacatgaaggATGGCCGTTGTGTCACTGCTCACGATGTAGGCTAACAGTTATGTTGTCAgctgtagctcagtggttagagcatttgatcGAGGGACCCAGGTCCAAATCTCCCctgtacattgctttggattAAAGTGTCTAATAAACGAATACATTGTTACATTATTATTCTCGTAATAGCACACACCACTGTGCAACATTCACATTCACGCAGTGATTCTAGACATGTTCGCTGGTGTTGATCTCTTGAGAGTCAATTACCAACAAAATCAGTGTatgaaataaacaaaaaaaagattctATGAGAGGTCTTCAAATGCACCAGTTGCTGTACGTTGGAGCTGTTCTATTCTAGCTCTCCCCGAAAAGCTCTCGCTCAGGTTCTCTCCTGCTCGTCTTGCTAGGTATGACAGGATGGGGGGTCTCTCCAGCGGGAGACCAGACGACCGTCGCTCCTGAAGCCGTGTGGAGAAGCACCAGACGCCACGCTGCACCGAGGAGCAGCGGCAGCTGAGGGGAGCGCCGACCTGAGCAGCTTGCCGACTCCCCCTGCAGCCCTCCAGCTCGGCAGAGCTCACACAGACAGCGTGTCTCCACATAGCCCCCAGGCACAGGCTTGCATGGTCTGACCTTGACAGAACTGGCCCAAAAGGACTGTTGTGGCTAGTCTAACCATGCTACAACTGGccagtggcggccgggactttgcagaggcccccccgcaaagttggagctcgaggcccctcccctaaatccactcaaaatgtatctccatcctatcttatacattgctgtctacctttaaatatagcctatattcaccaatgtgagagaaataaaaaagtttaaaaataacaaaagcacaatagcagcctatttgtgtggcatcctgcggaaacccgtcggatgtcgcggccgcgcGGTCATTgctggctataagccataaaagatcgaaaattgttttctgtcaaaatttagatttttgatgttttctatagttaacaccctaaacttcattgtaatgtacaaaaagtatagcttctgaaaaactgttaatttcaacgttttttggacatgtcagctagcaagatttccaagccatttcaaatcaaatgctcagtttgcttgctcttttgagtgctgcagcagccccaaacaactgatcaattgaagtcaggctgttaaacttaaaaataacttgctgagaagttattaatgtagcctatacttaaactgacatttacattcacaacgtgattacgaacaaaaggatttcctttccatattcgccacagaattagaatgaaacggagtggaatgcaattttctcggttatcactttattgacacaggtcaactttaaaagtatgtaacttcagttgtgataaagatatctgagtgatttaaacatatttgtattcaggatagtttgtagtttccaaatatgtataatacccagaaagacccaaatgttcacgatgtgaagagtttccgcaggccgccacacatttgtcattgttcaaaaccaaagacagcactagccttctgatagttcagcaccaaggatagcatcgtcgaaataacacacaatcaatggaggaaaggaaaacatttattcttgccaataagtaggctaagcaagtatattttttgttggttgctggtgaagacgtgctgctactagctacctgcggctgcggtagtgtttcgtctggagatgttgataatattcctctctggctggagtgtgtaatcttcgggtgttttgctcgaacttattcagacaacagtttattgctgcgcttttgagcaccgcgtgcatattttcttttactcatgtctctacagtcatctagcagaacgtagcctaatgattagcattttttaaatgtgcgcgttcaataggcgtaatggcccaaaaggcacgtaagatacgcaaaagccattgttgccagattcagggattttgagactatttagcctatttagatctgttacgttgcctacattacggaattcctttacctggcagttgaaacttggggctctaaatgagcgccctcaaagtgttttccttgttttttttaatctgtatttttttatataggcctagtctgatttttgatatgcagggcggggcccttagggCGTGGGGCCCCCCCCGccttgcgggggctgcgggggcttcccagccgccactgcaACTGGCCCAAAAGGACTATCCTGACTAGCGTAACCATTGCTAAAACTGTCCCAACAGACTGTGTCAGCAGGTCGGACAGTAGAAGTGTCTCAACAGACTGTTGTATCAGATCAGCAAAGCCTCCATAGTCTGGCAGTTTTAGTGCATCAATCCGCACTAGTATGGCTGTGAATACCAACTGACATGTAAGGAGGTCTTTATTGGCGGAATTCAAGATTATGCAATTACAGGATGGAATTGCTGCGTAACGGTTTTCCAATGGGACGATTGTTTCCCTTGGAGTGTTTGAAACAAGCTTGCCGTTTCCCTGTGATTGGCCACCCTCAAACACGCCTCCAGAGGAGAGCGACGCCAAACTGAGAGCTGTTCAATTTTAGTAATGATTTGCGTTGCTGAATGTCCCAGAAAAATTCCTAATAATGGAGAGATCCAGGGGGATTTAAAAGCAATCTTCTGTTGCTAAAAAATATTTCAATTTGAATCATACACAGGCTCCATTTTTGTCCCTGTTtccagaatgaatgaatgaatgaataaaaatgtatgaaTGATAATCTGTATGCTCACAAACAGattaattataatttcacaCTGTGACTGAATTATCAAGGGGAAACCCCAATTTTTTGGAAGTTGAGACATACTGATAACAATCCAATTCATTTAATTGCTTTAGTTAATTTAGAGATCTTGTCTGAATGCCTTAGCAAGGGAACACTCAGTCTTTACTATCAACCTTGATGGACTAATCCGAAATTCAAATTTTAGTCGGTTGGTCCAGTGGATTAAAAACCACTCCACCCAAGGTAATCTGCCAAATCCATCAAACTATATCTCTGACATTGCAAGAGGAGGCTGTCCTGGCAATATGTCTTTCTAATTGTGTGGATTAATCTGAGATTCGAATTTCCTGTGGAGCTGTGATAAGAGTCTGGACCCCCAGCCACCTGCCAATCACTCATCACCCTAGCAACACCAGGCTCATATGAtcagataagtgtgtgtgtgagtgtgtgtgtgtgtgttaggggtgtGCAGAGATGCCATTATCTGAATCTGTTTTCCCCCTAAATTATCGTTATCTGTATTCGGATAGAAACCGGAAGTGGATGGGGCTTAAACCGGAAGAACCTTTATTTGTGTATTGACAAAAAGGCTTATTAAAGGATACAAACGTGAGGGGATATTACTGTAAAATATAGAGTAcacttaaaataataataataaaaaatgatatGTCAAGATGTAAATAAGTGTTTGGGGTCACAGCTTTTAGGATACAGCGCCGGCTCTtcacaaaacaaaacagaatgGTGCGCAGAACAACCGAACACCTTTGTGTTTGTCAAAGGTAGAGAAAGCTAGCGTTGATGTGTTCATCCATGTGCTTATACCACTGCTGTCGGTCACCCGTTCTCTATCTAGCTTGGGCTGAGCACAAGAGTTCTCATATCATCCGAATATTAGAGATAAACTAGAACAAATTATTATCCGTTTACAAAGCATCATCGGTGCTAATCGGTATTAGGGTTCCGATACatccatagtgtgtgtgtgtgtttgtgtgcgtgtctgtgagcCTACCTGCTTTCTGCGCTGGAGGAACGGCAGGCTGAACTGTCGGACTCGGACCTGCGGCATCTCCTTTTGTGATGGGAGTGGCTCCGtgagctgagggaggagggagagggggatgaggagaggaaagagggagagcagaagagaagagaagagagagggaaagcagaagagaagagagagggaaagcatgaggagaggagaggaggcaaccAGTCGTTTTAATCATAGATCCTGTCAAACGACAGCTTGACCCACTACACCATGCCAGTCAAAACAATCTTGGACATTTGGAGCACAGTGATTTATAATGTCACACAGTAGATTAACCGAGCTGTGACTTGGCACACATTGACAACACCAATCGCGCTGCTGGAAGCTTCTTTGTAGTAGCAGGCAGGGCTATGCCAATCAGATCAATTCAGTCTGAATACAGTGTTCCTGCCCTGTACGGAACACTGCGTAAGAGCAGAAGAAAACAGATGTTCTGAGGGGAGACTGTTGAGAgcgggtgagaggggagggaggtggtgtaCAGCCAGGCAGCacgaggagacagaggaagaggaggacgaagaGATGAATAGAAGGGTGaggtgttctttttttttttttttttaagggcgCTGTCGCCGAGACCCTCTCCAGCGAAGTCGCCGCTTCTGAGCAGGTCTCTGTGTTCAGGAACGCCGTTCAGCGCTCGGCGGAAGAATTATAAATGTTGCAGGTTCACAGCGTGAAATTGGtttctctgactctctttctgtccccttTCTTCTCTTGCTTTGTGTTCCCCTCCTTTTAatctgtttttttctctttacAGTGATTTCAGAACATGAAAGCCAGGCGGCTGTGTCTGGTGTGCAAGCTCTAAAGCAGTCTGGAAGATGCTTTTCTAAAGTGTGTTCTTTGGTTCTGTCTGAATGCCTATTTGTACCGAGGGGATGGATggaagagaatgggagagagtgagaaggagggaaagaaggagggaggcagagagaggggtaaagagagggagggaaagaaggagg harbors:
- the hspb8 gene encoding heat shock protein beta-8, encoding MADGDFYTMGSRQRVPRDPFREPSLASRFMEDDFGLPPFPDELSMDWPEWTRPTRLSSRLSTPFSGSLRSGFPTRLSTGASPVYSTRYSESPRSSPTLTPGEPWKVCVNVHSFKPEELNVKTKEGFVEVSGKHEEKQDEGGIVTKNFTKKIQ